Proteins encoded within one genomic window of Apis mellifera strain DH4 linkage group LG1, Amel_HAv3.1, whole genome shotgun sequence:
- the LOC551581 gene encoding N-acetylgalactosamine kinase isoform X2, with amino-acid sequence MAIEQDILIAVALSNDNVIHLTNLDSKYKNFHCNFKDISVCIGDVDSGPDWYKYFLCGVKGALEVIPEECVPSGILAAVWGNIPPNSGLSSSSALVSAAVLLIVHASQHQLSKRELATISANAERYIGTQGGGMDQAIAFLGKAGSAMLIEFNPLRGTDVILPETAVFVIAHSQACHNKASTTDYNLRVAECRLAAQMIAKKRNKPWEHVQRLIDIQESLNMSLNEMVSVITTDLHEEPYTLSEISKNLDTTNEKLREISLLQNFSNAQIFKLKQRALHVYQEAARVLEFQHISEKNAIMEEEKLKQLGNLMSNSHFSMHKLYECSHPSVNSLVDKAMACGALGARLTGAGWGGCIVAIITKDKVSQFVDTLKKELDLCGIKDGFKLDDLVFPTEPNQGAAIYMI; translated from the exons ATGGCTATTGAACAAGATATACTTATTGCTGTAGCACTCTCAAACGACAACGTCATTCATCTTACTAATTTAGattcaaaatacaaaaatttccacTGCAATTTCAAAGACATTAg TGTTTGTATCGGAGATGTCGACAGTGGTCCAGACtggtacaaatattttctctgcGGCGTGAAAGGAGCTCTTGAAGTGATCCCAGAGGAATGTGTACCTTCGGGAATTTTAGCTGCAGTTTGGGGTAACATTCCTCCTAATTCAGGACTCTCGAGTTCTAGCGCGCTAGTTTCCGCCGCTGTCCTTTTGATCGTGCACGCTAGTCAg CATCAACTATCGAAACGTGAATTAGCTACCATCAGTGCTAATGCTGAAAGATATATTGGTACCCAAGGTGGTGGAATGGATCAAGCGATCGCGTTCCTTGGAAAAGCAg GTTCTGCAATGCTAATCGAATTCAACCCCTTGCGTGGTACCGATGTCATTTTACCGGAAACCGCAGTATTCGTAATAGCGCACAGCCAAGCTTGTCATAACAAAGCTTCCACAacagattataatttaagagtTGCAGAATGTCGCTTAGCTGCACAG aTGAtagcaaagaaaagaaacaaacctTGGGAACATGTACAAAGACTAATCGATATCCAAGAGAGTCTTAATATGAGCTTAAACGAAATGGTTTCAGTTATAACAACCGACCTTCACGAAGAACCATATACCCTGAGCGAG attagCAAGAACCTTGATACAACGAATGAGAAACTTCgtgaaatatcattattacaaaattttagcaatgcgcaaattttcaaattgaaacaaCGCGCTCTCCATGTGTATCaag aggcGGCTAGAGTGCTCGAATTCCAACATATTAGTGAGAAAAATGCAATTATGGAAGAGGAGAAGCTAAAACAACTGGGCAATCTGATGTCCAACAGCCATTTCAGTATGCACAAACTATACGAGTGCAGTCATCCTAGTGTCAATTCACTCGTTGACAAAGCTATGGCTTGTGGTGCACTCGGTGCAAGGCTCACGGGAGCTGG ATGGGGTGGCTGCATAGTGGCCATCATAACGAAAGACAAGGTTTCTCAATTTGTGGATACACTGAAAAAGGAACTCGATCTATGCGGGATAAAGGATGGATTCAAGCTCGACGATTTGGTTTTTCCAACGGAACCGAACCAGGGTGCTGCAATTTATATGATCTAG
- the LOC551581 gene encoding N-acetylgalactosamine kinase isoform X1 yields the protein MPDNKKCIINPEERVPILQPNEKLLKRLDILADHFQSTYNIKPLFFVRVPGRVNLIGEHIDYCGYAVCPMAIEQDILIAVALSNDNVIHLTNLDSKYKNFHCNFKDISVCIGDVDSGPDWYKYFLCGVKGALEVIPEECVPSGILAAVWGNIPPNSGLSSSSALVSAAVLLIVHASQHQLSKRELATISANAERYIGTQGGGMDQAIAFLGKAGSAMLIEFNPLRGTDVILPETAVFVIAHSQACHNKASTTDYNLRVAECRLAAQMIAKKRNKPWEHVQRLIDIQESLNMSLNEMVSVITTDLHEEPYTLSEISKNLDTTNEKLREISLLQNFSNAQIFKLKQRALHVYQEAARVLEFQHISEKNAIMEEEKLKQLGNLMSNSHFSMHKLYECSHPSVNSLVDKAMACGALGARLTGAGWGGCIVAIITKDKVSQFVDTLKKELDLCGIKDGFKLDDLVFPTEPNQGAAIYMI from the exons ATgccagataataaaaaatgcattataaATCCGGAAGAACGAGTTCCCATTTTACAACCAAATGAAAAACTCTTAAAGAGACTGGATATTTTAGCTGATCATTTTCAATCAACATACAATATCAAACCTTTGTTTTTTGTAAGAGTTCCGGGAag AGTTAATTTAATTGGTGAGCACATCGATTATTGCGGATATGCTGTTTGTCCAATGGCTATTGAACAAGATATACTTATTGCTGTAGCACTCTCAAACGACAACGTCATTCATCTTACTAATTTAGattcaaaatacaaaaatttccacTGCAATTTCAAAGACATTAg TGTTTGTATCGGAGATGTCGACAGTGGTCCAGACtggtacaaatattttctctgcGGCGTGAAAGGAGCTCTTGAAGTGATCCCAGAGGAATGTGTACCTTCGGGAATTTTAGCTGCAGTTTGGGGTAACATTCCTCCTAATTCAGGACTCTCGAGTTCTAGCGCGCTAGTTTCCGCCGCTGTCCTTTTGATCGTGCACGCTAGTCAg CATCAACTATCGAAACGTGAATTAGCTACCATCAGTGCTAATGCTGAAAGATATATTGGTACCCAAGGTGGTGGAATGGATCAAGCGATCGCGTTCCTTGGAAAAGCAg GTTCTGCAATGCTAATCGAATTCAACCCCTTGCGTGGTACCGATGTCATTTTACCGGAAACCGCAGTATTCGTAATAGCGCACAGCCAAGCTTGTCATAACAAAGCTTCCACAacagattataatttaagagtTGCAGAATGTCGCTTAGCTGCACAG aTGAtagcaaagaaaagaaacaaacctTGGGAACATGTACAAAGACTAATCGATATCCAAGAGAGTCTTAATATGAGCTTAAACGAAATGGTTTCAGTTATAACAACCGACCTTCACGAAGAACCATATACCCTGAGCGAG attagCAAGAACCTTGATACAACGAATGAGAAACTTCgtgaaatatcattattacaaaattttagcaatgcgcaaattttcaaattgaaacaaCGCGCTCTCCATGTGTATCaag aggcGGCTAGAGTGCTCGAATTCCAACATATTAGTGAGAAAAATGCAATTATGGAAGAGGAGAAGCTAAAACAACTGGGCAATCTGATGTCCAACAGCCATTTCAGTATGCACAAACTATACGAGTGCAGTCATCCTAGTGTCAATTCACTCGTTGACAAAGCTATGGCTTGTGGTGCACTCGGTGCAAGGCTCACGGGAGCTGG ATGGGGTGGCTGCATAGTGGCCATCATAACGAAAGACAAGGTTTCTCAATTTGTGGATACACTGAAAAAGGAACTCGATCTATGCGGGATAAAGGATGGATTCAAGCTCGACGATTTGGTTTTTCCAACGGAACCGAACCAGGGTGCTGCAATTTATATGATCTAG